One stretch of Lucilia cuprina isolate Lc7/37 chromosome 6, ASM2204524v1, whole genome shotgun sequence DNA includes these proteins:
- the LOC111685421 gene encoding uncharacterized protein LOC111685421 yields MKLEFFIIILSSINIAFGQNKYEFEFTEEGIFSPCENYPNNYLDQLFDITNLSIKQTEDGSVILNGYVTLTTTVVKPLPVYFELLKFERGTWQPTVYNMKREDACTSFFNKGEMWSPYLENTPEEELICPFTAGQRVDFDIKEPTFVTLPTRSEGEYKIHGIAGSENDDLFFCVEVFAKLHKV; encoded by the exons ATGAAGttggaattttttattataattttaagttcGATAAAT atCGCATTTGgtcaaaataaatatgaatttgaATTTACAGAAGAAGGCATTTTTTCACCCTGCGAAAATTATCCAAATAATTATCTTGATCAACTGTTTGATATTACTAATTTAAGTATCAAACAAACTGAGGACGGGAGTGTGATTCTAAATGGTTATGTTACATTAACAACTACAGTGGTGAAGCCATTGCCG gtatattttgaattattaaaatttgaacgGGGAACTTGGCAGCCTACCGTTTACAATATGAAGCGTGAAGATGCATGtacttctttttttaacaaaggaGAAATGTGGTCTCCATATTTGGAAAATACCCCAGAGGAAGAATTAATATGTCCATTTACTGCAGGT caAAGAGTAGATTTCGATATTAAAGAGCCAACTTTTGTGACACTACCAACTCGTAGCGAAGGAGAATACAAAATCCATGGTATAGCTGGATCTGAAAatgatgatttatttttttgtgtagaaGTTTTTGCAAAGCTTCATAAAGTGTAA